A region of Thermococcus barossii DNA encodes the following proteins:
- the mpgS gene encoding mannosyl-3-phosphoglycerate synthase, with protein sequence MLLEAPVYKELFGAVEIYEVQKVIKLDTQTRDVGSFTVTNVPREDIYRTLEDIAIVVPMRNEKLQLVDGVLKAIPHQCPIIIVSNSKRKGPNLFKQEVDLVKHFYNLTRSRIIMVHQKDMGVAEAFREVGYTDILDENGSVRSGKGEGMLIGILLAKAIGAKYVGFVDADNYIPGSVNEYVKDYAAGFLMSESEYAMVRLSWRHKPKVSTKGLYFRKWGRVSEITNRYMNALFGVATNFETSIIVTGNAGEHAMSIKLAEIMPFSTGYSIEPFELVYLFETFGRWGEDPHTDVYDQGVEVFQIETLNPHLHEDKGQEHVVNMILSSLGTIYHSRLATDSLKSQILKELRLHGLLGENEEPPSPRVMAPIENIDVKRWMETLEDNAETLLRFEV encoded by the coding sequence TTGCTTTTGGAGGCTCCGGTTTACAAGGAGCTGTTTGGAGCGGTTGAGATCTACGAGGTTCAGAAGGTTATCAAGCTGGACACTCAGACGCGAGACGTGGGGAGCTTTACAGTCACGAACGTGCCCCGTGAGGACATCTACAGAACCCTTGAAGACATTGCGATAGTCGTTCCGATGAGGAACGAGAAGCTCCAGCTGGTAGATGGCGTCCTGAAGGCCATACCCCACCAGTGCCCGATAATAATCGTCTCGAACAGCAAGAGGAAAGGGCCAAACCTCTTCAAGCAGGAGGTTGACCTCGTCAAGCACTTCTACAACCTCACCCGCTCGCGTATAATAATGGTTCATCAGAAGGACATGGGGGTCGCTGAGGCCTTCCGTGAGGTGGGATACACCGACATCCTCGACGAGAACGGTAGCGTGAGGAGCGGAAAGGGTGAAGGGATGCTGATAGGAATCCTCTTGGCAAAGGCCATAGGAGCCAAGTACGTGGGTTTCGTTGATGCGGACAACTACATCCCCGGCTCCGTCAACGAGTACGTGAAGGACTACGCGGCGGGGTTTCTCATGAGTGAGAGCGAATACGCGATGGTTCGCCTGAGCTGGCGCCACAAGCCCAAGGTCAGTACAAAGGGACTGTACTTCAGAAAGTGGGGCCGTGTAAGCGAGATAACGAACCGCTACATGAACGCCCTCTTCGGCGTGGCCACTAACTTTGAGACCAGCATCATAGTGACCGGGAACGCGGGCGAGCACGCGATGAGCATAAAGCTGGCCGAGATAATGCCATTTTCAACGGGCTACTCGATAGAACCCTTTGAGCTTGTGTACCTCTTCGAGACCTTTGGAAGGTGGGGAGAGGATCCCCACACGGACGTTTACGACCAGGGGGTGGAGGTGTTCCAGATAGAAACGCTTAACCCACATCTACACGAGGACAAGGGGCAGGAGCACGTCGTTAACATGATTCTCAGCTCCCTGGGAACGATATACCACTCCCGGCTGGCGACGGACTCTCTGAAGAGCCAGATACTGAAGGAGCTTCGCCTTCACGGTCTCCTGGGTGAAAACGAAGAACCTCCGAGTCCCAGGGTCATGGCCCCCATAGAGAACATAGACGTGAAGAGGTGGATGGAAACCCTGGAAGACAACGCCGAGACACTTCTGCGCTTCGAGGTGTAA
- the mpgP gene encoding mannosyl-3-phosphoglycerate phosphatase produces MRVLFLDLDRTLLGDDYSPEPARPLLKALLGAGFEVVLNSSKTLAEQEYYRSAWGLRGPFIVENGSALVIPEGYFPFKVNGRRRGEYVVVELGERYGRIKAALDGLAEEYGLRYYGNCTLEEVMDFTGLPEGLARLAMKRDYSETIFTWKRAGFEGVLEGILEGMGLRVSRGSRFLGVTGNTDKGRAAKELLGLYSLLGKVESYALGDGENDLPLLDVVDHPFIVGNLRHRRAKNISSADELLEVVL; encoded by the coding sequence ATGAGGGTGCTCTTCCTCGACCTCGACAGGACACTGCTCGGCGACGACTACTCCCCCGAACCCGCCAGACCGCTCCTTAAAGCACTCCTCGGGGCTGGTTTTGAGGTCGTGCTCAACTCCTCGAAAACCTTGGCTGAGCAGGAGTACTACAGGAGCGCATGGGGTCTGAGGGGTCCTTTCATAGTCGAGAACGGGAGTGCCCTCGTTATTCCCGAGGGTTATTTCCCCTTTAAGGTTAATGGAAGGAGGCGCGGGGAATACGTTGTCGTTGAGCTGGGGGAGAGATACGGCCGGATAAAAGCTGCTCTCGACGGGCTTGCAGAAGAATACGGCCTCAGGTACTACGGTAACTGCACGCTTGAAGAGGTCATGGATTTTACAGGACTCCCCGAGGGTCTGGCAAGGCTTGCCATGAAGCGGGACTACAGCGAAACGATATTCACGTGGAAAAGGGCCGGCTTCGAGGGAGTCCTTGAGGGCATCCTTGAGGGCATGGGGCTGAGGGTGTCGAGGGGCAGCAGGTTTCTGGGCGTTACCGGAAACACCGACAAGGGGAGGGCCGCCAAGGAATTGCTGGGCCTCTACTCCCTCTTGGGGAAGGTTGAGAGCTACGCCTTGGGGGACGGGGAGAACGACCTGCCCCTCCTGGATGTTGTTGATCACCCCTTCATCGTTGGAAACCTCAGACATCGGAGGGCTAAAAATATAAGCTCCGCTGACGAACTACTGGAGGTGGTGTTATGA
- a CDS encoding energy-coupling factor ABC transporter permease: protein MHIPDGLLSTPVIAITYAITIAGIAYAVRKLKDFPEEKIPLLGLFAAGIFAAQMVNFPIIGGVSGHLLGATLVAIMLGPYAAVIVMTAVLLIQTLLFGDGGITAIGANILNMGLIGAFIGYGLYTRLKSLNETFAMGFAAWLSVVLGAALASVEIGLSHSLPFLKVLTLMVGYHSIIGIGEAVLTVLIVYAVRAKLPSVEGVPA from the coding sequence TTGCATATTCCGGACGGACTGTTGAGCACTCCCGTGATAGCAATAACCTACGCAATAACGATAGCCGGAATAGCCTACGCGGTACGGAAACTGAAGGATTTCCCGGAGGAGAAGATCCCCCTCTTGGGCCTCTTCGCTGCCGGAATCTTTGCTGCCCAGATGGTAAACTTCCCGATAATAGGAGGCGTCAGCGGACACCTGCTGGGGGCAACTCTAGTTGCAATAATGCTTGGACCCTACGCGGCAGTAATAGTCATGACCGCGGTTCTTCTCATACAGACGCTCCTCTTTGGAGACGGCGGGATAACTGCAATAGGTGCAAACATCCTCAACATGGGGCTGATTGGGGCTTTCATAGGCTACGGCCTCTACACTAGACTCAAGTCCCTCAACGAAACCTTTGCCATGGGCTTTGCTGCCTGGCTCTCCGTCGTTCTTGGAGCTGCCCTCGCATCGGTCGAGATAGGCCTCAGCCACAGCCTTCCGTTCCTTAAAGTCCTCACCCTAATGGTTGGCTACCACTCGATAATCGGAATCGGCGAGGCCGTACTCACCGTCCTGATAGTCTACGCCGTGAGAGCAAAGCTTCCATCGGTGGAGGGGGTGCCTGCATGA
- a CDS encoding PDGLE domain-containing protein, which yields MRTVFKGLVVIAVVLALVLPLASSNPDGLEATMEKVGLEENPVYHAPLDYGETWGQSVVMGLLGIALAFGVGYGLAKLAKGA from the coding sequence ATGAGAACGGTTTTCAAAGGGCTGGTAGTTATAGCCGTCGTACTGGCGCTTGTGCTGCCGCTGGCTTCAAGCAATCCGGATGGACTCGAAGCCACTATGGAGAAAGTCGGCCTTGAGGAGAACCCGGTTTACCACGCTCCCCTTGATTACGGGGAAACCTGGGGCCAGAGCGTTGTGATGGGTCTGCTTGGCATAGCACTGGCGTTTGGAGTCGGCTACGGTTTGGCAAAGCTTGCAAAGGGTGCCTGA
- a CDS encoding site-2 protease family protein, producing the protein MAYEPWKGAHRGSTGRRELEDLLVSFLVLVLLFSNFDPYAVPYSVVAVLTAFVFHELAHRWVARRYGYRAYYKRWDTGILLALLVGITTRLLTGTVWIFAALGAVQVYAPYAYDERETFGKIALAGPLVNIAVGAAALVTLRAVIPFTPLWWVVKTTATVNLWLAFFNLLPFPPLDGSKVVRWNAGVWAVSIGVSYLLFRLL; encoded by the coding sequence ATGGCCTACGAACCGTGGAAAGGAGCCCACAGGGGTAGCACTGGGAGAAGGGAGCTTGAAGATCTGCTGGTTTCTTTTCTGGTCCTCGTTCTGCTGTTTTCCAACTTTGACCCCTACGCGGTTCCGTACTCCGTAGTGGCAGTTCTAACGGCCTTCGTCTTCCACGAGCTTGCCCACAGGTGGGTGGCGCGGCGCTACGGGTACAGGGCGTACTACAAACGCTGGGACACGGGCATACTCCTGGCTCTCCTCGTGGGTATAACGACCCGCCTTCTCACTGGCACCGTGTGGATATTCGCCGCCCTCGGTGCCGTTCAGGTCTACGCTCCTTATGCCTACGATGAGAGGGAAACCTTCGGAAAGATAGCCCTCGCGGGACCGCTCGTCAACATAGCCGTCGGCGCCGCCGCCCTGGTGACCCTGAGGGCGGTGATTCCGTTCACTCCCCTCTGGTGGGTCGTAAAGACCACGGCAACAGTCAACCTGTGGCTGGCCTTCTTTAACCTCCTGCCCTTCCCGCCGCTGGACGGCTCCAAGGTCGTCCGCTGGAACGCTGGAGTTTGGGCCGTCTCCATAGGTGTCTCCTACCTCCTCTTCAGGCTTCTGTAA
- a CDS encoding mannose-1-phosphate guanylyltransferase/mannose-6-phosphate isomerase, translating to MKTLILAGGKGTRLWPLSRELMPKQFIRMFDEYSLFQKTVQRALIFSRPDEIFVVTNDMYRFRVLDDLRELGLELPENNILLEPLGKNTLPAIFWGIKRIEETFGDSIVAVLPSDHLIEANENYIEAFRNAERLAKRYLVTFGIKPTKPHTGYGYIKPGERLDGGYTVAEFKEKPDLETAKRYVENNYLWNSGMFMFDTEVFTEEVKKHAPEVYEAFEEARDIRKAYELVPEVSVDYGVMEKTDRAAVVPLNAYWNDLGSFDAIYEVMEKDESGNAVKVGGRKGYHIGVNSRNNLVMTNRLTATVGVEDLIIIDTDDALLVAHRGEGQRVKEVYRRLKEMKDERVMVHRTAYRPWGSYTVLEEGDRYKIKRLTVLPGKKLSLQMHYHRSEHWVVVRGTAKVRIGEKEILLRPGESTFIPAGVVHRLENPGKVVLEVIETQIGEYLGEDDIVRFADDFGRD from the coding sequence ATGAAAACCCTGATTCTCGCCGGCGGGAAGGGAACGAGGCTGTGGCCCCTTAGCAGGGAGCTGATGCCCAAGCAGTTCATCAGGATGTTCGATGAGTACTCGCTCTTCCAGAAGACCGTTCAGAGGGCACTTATCTTTTCGAGGCCCGATGAAATCTTCGTGGTTACCAACGATATGTACCGTTTCAGGGTTCTCGACGACCTCAGGGAGCTCGGCCTGGAGCTTCCCGAGAACAACATACTCCTCGAGCCACTGGGGAAGAACACCCTGCCGGCCATATTCTGGGGAATAAAGAGAATCGAAGAGACCTTCGGGGATTCCATAGTCGCGGTGCTCCCCTCTGACCATCTGATAGAGGCCAATGAGAACTACATAGAGGCGTTCAGAAATGCCGAGAGACTTGCGAAAAGGTACCTTGTGACCTTCGGCATAAAGCCGACAAAACCACACACCGGCTACGGCTACATAAAGCCCGGTGAGAGACTTGATGGAGGCTACACCGTGGCTGAGTTCAAGGAGAAGCCGGACCTTGAGACCGCAAAGCGCTACGTCGAGAACAACTACCTCTGGAACAGCGGAATGTTCATGTTCGACACGGAGGTCTTTACAGAGGAGGTGAAGAAGCACGCCCCCGAGGTCTACGAGGCCTTTGAAGAGGCGAGGGATATCAGGAAGGCCTATGAGCTTGTTCCGGAAGTTTCCGTTGACTACGGCGTCATGGAGAAAACGGACAGGGCGGCGGTGGTTCCCCTCAATGCCTACTGGAACGACCTGGGCAGCTTTGATGCCATCTACGAGGTGATGGAGAAGGACGAGAGCGGAAACGCCGTTAAGGTCGGAGGCAGGAAGGGCTACCACATCGGCGTTAACTCAAGAAACAACCTCGTGATGACGAATCGCCTAACGGCCACGGTTGGTGTTGAGGATCTCATAATAATCGACACCGACGACGCCCTGCTCGTCGCGCACCGGGGCGAGGGCCAGAGGGTAAAGGAGGTCTACAGGCGCCTCAAGGAGATGAAGGATGAGCGTGTCATGGTTCACAGGACTGCGTACAGACCCTGGGGTAGCTACACTGTCCTGGAGGAGGGGGACAGGTACAAGATAAAGCGCCTCACCGTTCTGCCCGGCAAGAAGCTCTCCCTCCAGATGCACTACCACCGCTCGGAGCACTGGGTGGTGGTTCGGGGCACCGCAAAGGTTCGCATCGGGGAGAAGGAAATCCTCCTCCGGCCCGGTGAGAGCACCTTTATTCCGGCAGGTGTCGTACACAGGCTTGAGAACCCCGGAAAAGTTGTTCTTGAGGTCATCGAGACCCAGATAGGTGAATACCTGGGTGAGGATGATATAGTTCGCTTTGCGGACGATTTCGGGAGGGATTGA
- a CDS encoding glucose-6-phosphate isomerase — protein sequence MEYKNPLGVDIDLETGVIPGAKKLVRRLSDLKGYFADEKAYEELLKENPVVYEVYAVEQEEKDGDLNFATTVLYPGKVGREFFFTKGHYHSKADRAEIYYGIKGKGGMLLQTPEGRAEWIEMGPGTVVYVPPYWAHRTVNTGDEPFIFLAVYPADAGHDYGSIAEKGFSKLVVEEGGEVKLVDNPRWKE from the coding sequence ATGGAGTACAAGAATCCGCTTGGGGTTGATATTGACCTCGAAACCGGCGTCATTCCCGGGGCCAAAAAGCTCGTCAGAAGGCTCAGCGACCTTAAGGGATACTTCGCCGATGAAAAAGCTTACGAAGAGCTTCTCAAGGAGAACCCGGTTGTCTACGAGGTCTACGCGGTCGAGCAGGAGGAGAAGGATGGCGACCTCAACTTCGCAACCACAGTGCTCTACCCCGGCAAGGTCGGAAGGGAGTTCTTCTTCACCAAGGGGCACTATCACTCCAAGGCTGACAGGGCCGAGATATACTACGGCATCAAGGGAAAGGGCGGGATGCTCCTCCAGACACCTGAGGGAAGGGCCGAGTGGATTGAGATGGGACCTGGAACGGTTGTTTACGTCCCGCCATACTGGGCGCACAGGACCGTCAACACGGGGGACGAGCCCTTCATCTTCCTGGCGGTCTATCCTGCGGATGCAGGCCACGACTACGGCAGCATAGCGGAGAAGGGCTTCTCCAAGCTGGTCGTTGAGGAGGGAGGTGAGGTAAAGCTGGTGGACAACCCCAGGTGGAAGGAATGA
- a CDS encoding proteasome assembly chaperone family protein, translating into MKESVIHVYERPQLRDPVFIEGLPGIGLVGKLAAEHLIQELNAVKFAELYSPHFMHQVLIKKNSVVELMKNEFYYWKNPNENGRDIIIITGDQQVPPTDSPGHFEVVGKMLDFVSEFGVREIITMGGYQVPELQGEPRVLAAVTHEELVEYYQKKLEGCQVEVIWREDEGGAIVGAAGLLLGMGKLRSMFGVSLLGESLGYIVDAKAAKSVLLAVTKILGLELDMTALEERAKETEEILRKVQEMQRAMLEQQMPPAPEEEDRGYL; encoded by the coding sequence ATGAAGGAGTCAGTCATTCACGTCTATGAGAGGCCCCAGCTCAGAGACCCCGTTTTCATAGAGGGCCTGCCTGGTATAGGGCTGGTCGGAAAGCTCGCCGCTGAGCACCTCATTCAGGAACTCAACGCGGTCAAGTTCGCCGAGCTTTACTCGCCGCACTTCATGCACCAGGTTCTCATAAAGAAGAACTCCGTCGTCGAGCTGATGAAGAACGAATTCTACTACTGGAAGAACCCGAACGAGAACGGCCGGGACATCATAATCATCACCGGCGACCAGCAGGTTCCGCCAACGGACAGCCCCGGTCACTTCGAGGTCGTTGGAAAGATGCTGGACTTCGTGAGCGAGTTCGGGGTCAGGGAGATAATCACAATGGGCGGCTACCAGGTGCCCGAGCTCCAGGGGGAGCCGAGGGTCCTTGCTGCGGTGACCCACGAGGAGCTGGTGGAGTACTACCAGAAAAAGCTTGAGGGCTGTCAGGTCGAGGTTATCTGGCGCGAGGACGAAGGCGGTGCTATAGTCGGTGCCGCCGGACTGCTCCTCGGTATGGGCAAGCTCCGCTCGATGTTCGGGGTAAGCCTGCTCGGCGAGAGCCTTGGCTACATCGTCGACGCCAAGGCGGCAAAATCCGTCCTCCTGGCCGTTACCAAGATACTCGGCCTTGAGCTCGACATGACAGCACTTGAGGAGCGCGCCAAGGAGACGGAGGAGATACTCCGGAAGGTCCAGGAGATGCAGAGGGCGATGCTGGAGCAGCAGATGCCACCGGCCCCGGAGGAGGAAGACAGGGGGTACCTCTGA
- a CDS encoding energy-coupling factor transporter transmembrane component T family protein: MYLPFIFLYAIGVVTRKSLTELAYFGLLFLVVVLTMRPKRGVFKKLGFLLGFEGLLFIMALFNPGQAILETPIGPITHEGIHSFFMLLGKAFLSAGTAVVVTSSVGFSRILAEMESLRFPRILTLTLAFTYRYLDIFVDEATRMKRALDSRAFGIGKEEYYKKLGSLIGEIFVRAYLRNGRIYRAMLARGFGEFPRLEEPKPSVWTATLALLALGGLLL, translated from the coding sequence GTGTATCTGCCCTTCATTTTCCTTTACGCGATTGGGGTCGTAACGAGAAAGAGCCTCACAGAGTTAGCCTATTTTGGGCTCCTTTTCCTTGTCGTTGTGCTCACAATGAGGCCAAAGAGGGGTGTTTTCAAAAAGCTCGGCTTCCTCCTCGGCTTCGAAGGGCTTCTGTTTATCATGGCGCTCTTCAATCCGGGACAAGCAATCTTAGAGACCCCTATCGGGCCGATAACCCATGAGGGAATCCACTCGTTTTTCATGCTCCTTGGAAAGGCATTCCTCTCCGCCGGAACGGCCGTGGTCGTGACCAGCTCGGTGGGCTTCTCCAGGATACTCGCCGAGATGGAATCCTTGAGGTTCCCGCGGATACTCACCCTGACTTTGGCCTTCACCTATCGCTACCTCGACATTTTCGTGGACGAGGCAACGAGAATGAAGCGCGCCCTCGACTCAAGGGCCTTTGGGATCGGGAAGGAGGAATACTACAAAAAGCTCGGCTCCCTCATCGGCGAGATATTCGTCAGGGCTTACCTCAGGAACGGGAGGATATACCGGGCTATGCTGGCGAGGGGCTTCGGGGAGTTCCCGCGCCTTGAGGAACCGAAGCCGAGTGTTTGGACCGCAACACTTGCCCTTCTCGCTCTGGGGGGACTGCTGCTATGA
- the glmM gene encoding phosphoglucosamine mutase → MGRLFGTFGVRGIANEMITPEFALKMGMAFGTMLRREGRKKPLVVVGRDTRVSGEMLKSALISGLLSVGCDVIDVGIAPTPAIQWATAHFNADGGAVITASHNPPEYNGIKLLEPNGMGLKKEREAVVEDVFFKEDFDRASWDEIGEVREEDIIKPYIEAIKARVDVEAIRKRRPFVVVDTSNGAGSLTLPYLLRELGCKVVSVNAHPDGHFPARNPEPNEENLRGFMEIVKALGADFGVAQDGDADRAVFIDENGRFIQGDKSFALVADAVLRENGGGLLVTTIATSNLLDDVASKNNAEVLRTKVGDLIVARALLEHGGTIGGEENGGVIFPDFVLGRDGAMTTAKIVEIFAKSGKKFSELIDELPKYYQFKTKKHVEGDRKAIVARVAELAEKNGYRVDTTDGTKILFEDGWVLVRASGTEPIIRVFSEAKREEKAKEYLGLGLELLESVLKE, encoded by the coding sequence ATGGGAAGGCTCTTTGGTACCTTCGGCGTCAGGGGGATAGCCAACGAGATGATAACGCCAGAGTTCGCCCTGAAGATGGGAATGGCCTTCGGGACGATGCTCAGGAGGGAGGGAAGGAAAAAGCCGCTCGTCGTAGTCGGCAGGGACACGAGGGTAAGCGGAGAGATGCTGAAGAGTGCATTGATAAGCGGCCTCCTCAGCGTCGGCTGCGACGTCATAGACGTTGGAATAGCTCCAACGCCTGCAATCCAGTGGGCCACAGCTCACTTCAACGCCGACGGTGGGGCCGTTATAACCGCTTCCCACAATCCACCTGAATACAACGGCATAAAGCTCCTCGAGCCGAACGGCATGGGGCTGAAGAAGGAGCGCGAAGCGGTCGTTGAGGATGTTTTCTTTAAAGAAGACTTCGACAGGGCCAGCTGGGACGAGATAGGTGAGGTCAGGGAGGAGGACATCATCAAGCCCTACATCGAGGCGATAAAGGCTCGCGTTGACGTCGAGGCGATAAGGAAGAGGAGGCCCTTCGTGGTCGTGGACACATCCAACGGCGCCGGCTCTCTAACGCTTCCCTACCTCCTCAGGGAGCTCGGGTGTAAGGTGGTGAGTGTGAACGCCCATCCCGACGGCCACTTCCCCGCGAGAAACCCCGAGCCCAACGAGGAGAACCTGAGGGGGTTCATGGAGATCGTCAAGGCCCTTGGCGCGGACTTCGGAGTCGCCCAGGACGGCGATGCCGACAGGGCGGTGTTCATAGACGAGAACGGCAGGTTCATACAGGGTGACAAGAGCTTCGCGCTCGTTGCCGATGCCGTTCTGAGAGAGAACGGCGGTGGGCTTCTCGTTACCACGATAGCGACCTCGAACCTGCTCGATGATGTAGCGAGTAAGAACAACGCGGAAGTGCTGAGGACGAAGGTCGGGGACTTAATCGTCGCAAGGGCCTTGCTTGAGCACGGCGGAACCATCGGCGGCGAGGAGAACGGAGGAGTAATCTTCCCGGACTTCGTCCTCGGCAGGGACGGGGCGATGACAACGGCAAAGATAGTCGAGATTTTTGCAAAGTCGGGCAAGAAGTTCAGCGAGCTGATTGATGAGCTTCCGAAATACTACCAGTTCAAAACGAAGAAGCACGTTGAGGGCGACAGGAAGGCGATAGTGGCCAGGGTGGCGGAACTCGCTGAAAAGAATGGTTACAGGGTGGACACCACCGACGGAACCAAAATTCTCTTCGAGGACGGCTGGGTACTCGTGAGGGCCAGCGGAACGGAGCCGATAATCAGGGTCTTCAGCGAGGCGAAGCGCGAGGAGAAAGCCAAAGAGTACCTTGGGCTCGGGCTGGAGCTTCTGGAGAGTGTGCTGAAGGAGTAG
- a CDS encoding RNA-protein complex protein Nop10, with amino-acid sequence MRFRIRKCPECGRYTLKEICPVCGAKTKVAHPPRFSPEDPYGEYRRRLKREQLGIVGRE; translated from the coding sequence ATGAGGTTCCGGATAAGAAAGTGTCCCGAATGCGGGCGCTACACCCTCAAGGAAATCTGTCCGGTCTGCGGGGCTAAAACAAAGGTAGCCCATCCGCCGCGCTTCTCGCCGGAGGATCCCTACGGGGAGTACAGAAGGAGGCTGAAGCGCGAGCAGCTGGGCATTGTCGGGAGGGAGTGA
- a CDS encoding ADP-specific glucokinase: MDWDALYSSAFERVRGNIGKIGGVLLAYNTNIDAIKYLDPADLEGRIERAGKDAVLRYSEELPERITSVEHLLGGILWSIRRGKAAELFVESCTVRFYMRRWGWDELRMGGQVGIMANLLGGVYNVPVIAHVPQLSSLQAELFKEGPIYVPKVEGGDLKLVHPKEFLADEENCIHYIYEFPRGFRVLGFEAPRENRFIGAADDYNPSLYIRPEFTEHFGEIAKKAELGIISGLQTLTKENYREPFEEMVRHLDVLNARNVPVHLEFAFTADETVRMALIDVLGRFHSVGLNEVELASIMEVMGEKGLAGRLLASDPVDPVAVTEAMLRLAERTGVRRIHFHTYGYYLALTDYHGEFVRDALLFAALAAAAKAKLGDVRSIDDVVEAMDVPVNEKAGAVEERLKAEYGMKDGIARVDNYQLSFVPTKIVARPKSTVGIGDTISSSAFVGEFALRP, translated from the coding sequence ATGGACTGGGACGCTCTCTACTCATCTGCCTTCGAGAGGGTTCGCGGAAACATCGGGAAAATCGGGGGAGTTCTCCTCGCGTACAACACCAACATTGATGCCATAAAGTACCTTGACCCCGCCGACCTGGAGGGACGAATAGAGCGGGCCGGAAAGGATGCAGTCCTGAGGTACTCCGAGGAACTCCCGGAGAGGATAACTTCGGTCGAGCATCTCCTCGGCGGGATTCTCTGGAGCATCAGACGCGGAAAGGCGGCGGAGCTCTTCGTCGAGAGCTGCACAGTCAGGTTCTACATGAGGCGGTGGGGCTGGGACGAGCTTAGGATGGGTGGACAGGTTGGGATAATGGCCAACCTCCTCGGCGGCGTTTACAACGTTCCAGTGATAGCCCACGTCCCCCAGCTTTCAAGTCTTCAGGCGGAGCTCTTCAAGGAGGGGCCGATATACGTTCCCAAGGTTGAGGGAGGGGACCTTAAGCTCGTCCATCCAAAGGAGTTCCTGGCCGACGAGGAGAACTGCATCCACTACATCTACGAGTTCCCCAGGGGATTCAGGGTTCTCGGCTTTGAGGCTCCAAGGGAGAACCGCTTCATCGGTGCCGCCGATGACTACAACCCGAGCCTCTACATAAGGCCTGAGTTCACCGAACACTTTGGGGAAATAGCGAAAAAAGCCGAGCTGGGAATCATCAGCGGCCTTCAGACCCTGACTAAGGAGAACTACCGCGAGCCTTTTGAGGAGATGGTGCGCCACCTCGATGTACTGAACGCGAGGAACGTTCCAGTTCACCTTGAGTTTGCCTTCACCGCAGATGAAACCGTTAGAATGGCCCTTATTGACGTTCTGGGCCGTTTCCACAGCGTAGGCCTCAACGAGGTCGAACTGGCTTCAATAATGGAGGTCATGGGTGAGAAGGGTCTCGCCGGGAGGCTCCTCGCCAGCGACCCTGTTGATCCGGTGGCGGTCACCGAGGCCATGCTAAGGCTCGCCGAGAGAACCGGCGTCAGGAGGATACACTTCCACACCTACGGCTACTATCTGGCTCTCACCGATTATCACGGAGAGTTCGTCCGGGATGCGCTTCTCTTCGCGGCCCTGGCAGCCGCTGCAAAGGCGAAGCTCGGCGACGTCCGCTCCATAGACGATGTTGTTGAGGCCATGGACGTCCCGGTGAACGAGAAGGCTGGAGCGGTGGAGGAGAGGCTTAAAGCTGAATACGGCATGAAGGACGGCATTGCCAGGGTGGATAACTATCAGCTCTCCTTCGTTCCAACGAAGATAGTGGCGAGGCCAAAGAGCACCGTCGGAATAGGGGACACCATATCCAGCTCGGCCTTCGTGGGGGAATTTGCATTGCGCCCGTAA
- a CDS encoding KH domain-containing protein, producing MKDRLEKMLNVKILEIEELEDRIVVYVPEDQVRIAVGSGGAAVKAAELVIGKKIEVKGR from the coding sequence ATGAAGGACAGACTCGAAAAGATGCTCAACGTCAAGATCCTTGAAATCGAGGAGCTTGAGGACAGGATAGTCGTTTACGTTCCGGAGGATCAGGTGAGGATAGCTGTGGGAAGCGGCGGCGCGGCCGTTAAAGCCGCCGAGCTTGTAATCGGCAAGAAGATTGAAGTAAAGGGCAGGTAA